Proteins encoded together in one Prochlorococcus marinus str. MIT 9211 window:
- the nuoH gene encoding NADH-quinone oxidoreductase subunit NuoH, whose amino-acid sequence MNTELDLEVGFNSILQGFGLSKELAHILWLPLPMLLVLTAALIGVLVTVWLERKISAAAQQRIGPEYAGALGILQPMADGLKLLVKEDVIPAKADSLLFTLGPILVLVPVILSWLIIPFGQNLLISNVGIGIFLWIALSSIQPIGLLMSGYASNNKYSLLGGLRAAAQSISYEIPLALSVLAVVMMSNSLSTIDIVNQQNSFGFLSWNIWRQPIGFLIFWICALAECERLPFDLPEAEEELVAGYQTEYAGMKFALFYLGSYINLVLSALLVSVLYLGGWGFPIPVEWVAKFLGQNIDAPLIQVFTGSIGIVMTILKTYLLVFLAILLRWTTPRVRIDQLLDLGWKFLLPIGLVNLLVTAGLKLAFPIAFGG is encoded by the coding sequence TTGAATACAGAATTGGATCTTGAAGTTGGGTTCAACAGCATCCTTCAAGGGTTTGGACTATCCAAAGAACTTGCTCATATCCTGTGGTTACCACTGCCAATGCTTTTGGTATTGACGGCAGCATTGATAGGAGTATTGGTAACGGTTTGGCTAGAAAGAAAGATTTCCGCAGCAGCGCAACAAAGAATTGGTCCAGAATATGCGGGAGCATTGGGCATTCTCCAGCCAATGGCAGATGGCCTGAAACTACTAGTTAAAGAAGATGTAATACCAGCAAAAGCCGATAGTTTATTATTTACATTGGGTCCAATATTAGTATTAGTTCCAGTAATACTTTCTTGGCTGATTATTCCATTTGGGCAAAACTTGCTGATTAGCAATGTTGGGATAGGTATTTTTTTATGGATAGCTCTAAGTAGTATTCAACCAATTGGTTTATTAATGAGCGGATATGCATCAAATAATAAATACTCTTTATTGGGAGGATTAAGAGCTGCCGCTCAATCAATAAGTTATGAGATCCCTCTGGCTCTATCAGTATTAGCAGTTGTAATGATGAGTAATTCCCTAAGCACTATTGACATAGTTAATCAACAAAATAGTTTTGGCTTTCTAAGTTGGAATATATGGAGGCAACCTATCGGATTTTTAATTTTTTGGATATGCGCACTCGCAGAATGTGAAAGATTACCTTTTGATCTACCAGAAGCCGAGGAAGAGCTAGTAGCCGGATATCAAACAGAATATGCGGGTATGAAATTCGCTCTTTTTTATCTTGGCAGTTATATAAATCTCGTATTATCAGCATTGCTAGTATCAGTGCTCTATCTAGGAGGCTGGGGCTTCCCAATCCCTGTCGAATGGGTAGCTAAATTCCTTGGTCAAAATATCGACGCACCTTTAATACAAGTTTTTACAGGTTCCATAGGAATAGTAATGACAATACTAAAGACATATTTATTGGTTTTCTTGGCAATACTTCTTAGATGGACTACTCCTCGAGTACGTATTGATCAATTGTTAGATCTTGGCTGGAAATTCTTACTTCCAATTGGTTTAGTCAATTTGCTTGTGACTGCAGGACTGAAACTTGCATTCCCTATAGCCTTTGGCGGCTAA
- a CDS encoding citrate synthase has protein sequence MVLRPGLEGVPVTQSSICQINGNEGHLRYRGYAIDELAARSSFLETTYLLIWGNLPNPDELRNFEKEVQMHRRLSFRVRDMMKCFPESGHPMDALQSSAASLGLFYSRRAIDDPQYVYDAVVRLIAKIPTMVAAFQLIRKGQDPIQPRDNLPYSSNFLYMLTEQEPDPLAARVLDRCLILHAEHSLNASTFSARVTASTLTDPYAVIASAVGTLAGPLHGGANEDVIAMLEEIKTPDQAGPYLDNAIKNKSKIMGFGHREYKVKDPRATLLQEFAEELFARFGKDEMYDVAKAVEAEATTRLGPKGIFPNVDFYSGLVYRKLGIPKDLFTPIFAISRVAGWLAHWREQLSANRIFRPTQIYTGEEKRTWIPLDERSNN, from the coding sequence ATGGTTTTAAGACCTGGGCTTGAGGGAGTCCCTGTCACCCAATCATCCATTTGTCAGATTAATGGGAACGAAGGGCATCTGAGATATCGAGGGTATGCAATTGATGAGCTGGCCGCAAGAAGTAGCTTTCTGGAAACGACTTATCTACTGATTTGGGGGAATCTTCCAAACCCCGATGAATTAAGAAATTTCGAAAAGGAAGTCCAAATGCACCGTCGACTTAGTTTTCGAGTCCGAGACATGATGAAATGTTTCCCGGAGTCTGGACATCCTATGGATGCATTGCAATCCAGTGCCGCTTCATTAGGTCTTTTTTATTCACGACGCGCTATTGATGATCCTCAATATGTATATGACGCAGTAGTGAGATTAATCGCAAAAATACCAACAATGGTTGCAGCTTTTCAATTGATTCGAAAGGGTCAAGACCCAATACAGCCAAGAGATAATTTGCCTTACTCTTCTAATTTCTTATATATGCTTACTGAGCAAGAACCAGACCCTCTTGCTGCCAGAGTATTAGACCGCTGTTTAATCTTGCATGCTGAACATAGTCTTAATGCCAGTACTTTCAGCGCGCGCGTTACGGCAAGCACTCTGACAGATCCCTATGCAGTAATAGCTTCAGCAGTAGGGACACTAGCTGGTCCTTTACATGGAGGCGCTAATGAAGATGTGATAGCGATGCTAGAAGAAATCAAAACTCCTGACCAAGCAGGACCATATTTAGACAATGCGATAAAAAATAAAAGCAAGATAATGGGTTTTGGCCATCGTGAGTACAAAGTAAAAGACCCCCGAGCCACTCTTTTGCAAGAATTCGCAGAAGAATTATTTGCGAGATTTGGTAAAGACGAAATGTACGATGTGGCCAAAGCAGTTGAAGCAGAAGCAACTACTCGTTTAGGTCCCAAAGGTATATTTCCAAACGTTGACTTTTACTCAGGTCTTGTTTACAGAAAATTGGGAATTCCCAAAGATCTTTTTACCCCTATCTTTGCCATCTCAAGAGTTGCAGGATGGTTGGCTCATTGGCGCGAACAACTAAGTGCCAATCGGATATTTAGACCTACTCAAATATATACAGGGGAGGAAAAGCGAACGTGGATCCCTTTAGACGAAAGGTCGAATAATTAA
- a CDS encoding methylenetetrahydrofolate reductase: MDSVLQYALESEGAAITAEIMPPRGGDPSHAIAMASKLSDRVHALNVTDGSRAIMRMSSLAVCKLLLEANLEPVLQIACRDKNRIGLQAEILGAHALGIKNVLCLTGDPVKAGDQPNARPVHDFESVQLLKQVAALNRGEDPVQGQLPNGRTALFAGAAADPNCKNLNSLLKRLERKKLAGAQFLQTQMVMNSRVLERFSKEIADPLEFPVLAGVFLLKSAKNAAFINKVVPGACIPNSILARLDNAHEPIKEGITIAAEQVKSFLGITKGVHIMAIRAEHLIPQILDQANVKKLNQ; the protein is encoded by the coding sequence TTGGATTCTGTTCTTCAATATGCCCTCGAATCCGAAGGCGCAGCAATTACAGCTGAGATAATGCCCCCTCGAGGTGGGGACCCATCACATGCCATTGCAATGGCTTCCAAACTTTCCGACAGGGTTCATGCCCTCAACGTGACAGATGGGAGTAGAGCAATTATGCGAATGAGCAGTCTTGCTGTTTGTAAATTACTTTTAGAGGCAAACCTGGAACCAGTACTTCAAATAGCATGTAGAGATAAGAACAGAATCGGTTTACAAGCGGAAATACTTGGAGCGCATGCTCTTGGTATTAAAAACGTGCTTTGTCTTACTGGAGATCCTGTCAAAGCTGGTGATCAACCAAATGCTAGGCCTGTTCATGACTTCGAATCCGTACAACTACTAAAGCAAGTTGCTGCATTAAATAGAGGAGAAGATCCTGTGCAAGGGCAATTACCTAATGGAAGAACTGCATTATTTGCAGGTGCAGCAGCTGACCCCAACTGTAAGAATCTCAATAGCCTGCTCAAAAGACTGGAAAGAAAAAAGCTTGCTGGAGCGCAATTCTTACAGACTCAAATGGTTATGAACTCAAGAGTGTTAGAACGTTTCTCCAAAGAAATTGCAGACCCTCTTGAATTCCCTGTCCTGGCAGGAGTTTTCTTATTGAAATCTGCAAAAAATGCTGCATTTATCAACAAAGTCGTACCAGGTGCATGTATACCCAATTCAATTCTTGCAAGATTAGACAATGCTCATGAGCCAATAAAAGAAGGAATCACAATCGCAGCGGAGCAAGTGAAAAGTTTCTTAGGGATAACGAAAGGAGTTCATATAATGGCTATAAGAGCAGAACATTTGATCCCGCAAATCCTTGATCAAGCCAATGTCAAGAAATTGAACCAATAA
- a CDS encoding DUF3352 domain-containing protein produces MKARTFLIALSVTIGLLLIISFGIWRGAAAQSPLNLKNEPITLPSTAKFFPKEALLTIHLKLDVNRFPRYIEAVVPEKKRNKARSETVKIRNGFFALAGLDFERDLSSWVNPKFSLSIIKVNGEQEHFGWLLAIQGDDKEGPSSFMKSFWDKKVLDGEDVLQENYNNFEIYSYNDPLFPKKRKEISTTIVEDKVVLASSEKVILKKAIDTSKDPQLSQLNDQELIQSIEKMNTGIGLINASEEALETLLDLPKSLTQKNSLERLVASIKAEGPELLLDGLFKFKESGTEIKSQRESAISLVNGSGGPIQDIAILSEPFKLIDSASEDPEAKLLGPILRQYINDLDSTAINRITNSEKGPLVWINEDAGWIIGTKDNSQDLEIDKSLRSNGFSKSSLALKEKKIDVWSKLAINKSGKYDNIINNVEIILSQENESNWWGNNIAALEQRLQVNSLTNNNKRFQNLISNDGNYFDQQVFLGPTSSQKILSDWKPWKLLQAVIGHSLKQNIKSIAISIGASKDDIEQTINFHAKLLLG; encoded by the coding sequence ATGAAGGCACGCACCTTCCTAATTGCATTAAGTGTCACAATAGGGTTATTGCTCATCATCTCTTTTGGTATTTGGAGGGGCGCTGCAGCTCAAAGCCCATTAAACCTAAAAAATGAACCAATAACACTACCCTCAACAGCAAAGTTTTTTCCTAAAGAAGCACTTTTAACAATTCATTTAAAACTTGATGTAAATCGTTTCCCTAGATATATCGAGGCTGTTGTTCCTGAGAAGAAAAGAAATAAAGCACGAAGTGAAACTGTAAAGATAAGAAATGGTTTCTTTGCACTTGCAGGCCTAGACTTTGAAAGGGACTTATCGTCATGGGTTAATCCTAAATTTAGTTTATCAATTATTAAAGTTAATGGAGAGCAAGAACATTTTGGCTGGCTATTAGCTATTCAAGGTGATGACAAAGAAGGTCCTTCATCATTTATGAAAAGTTTTTGGGATAAAAAAGTTTTAGATGGGGAAGATGTGTTGCAAGAAAATTACAATAATTTTGAGATTTATTCTTATAACGACCCTTTATTTCCTAAAAAGAGAAAAGAGATCTCAACTACAATTGTAGAAGATAAAGTGGTTTTAGCTTCATCGGAAAAGGTAATCCTGAAAAAAGCAATAGATACTTCAAAAGATCCACAATTAAGTCAACTAAATGATCAAGAGCTTATTCAATCAATTGAAAAAATGAATACTGGCATAGGTCTCATTAATGCTTCTGAAGAAGCACTTGAAACCTTGCTTGATTTACCAAAATCTCTGACTCAGAAAAATTCCTTAGAAAGGCTTGTAGCGTCAATTAAGGCTGAAGGTCCTGAATTATTATTAGATGGGTTATTTAAATTTAAAGAGAGCGGAACGGAGATTAAAAGTCAAAGAGAATCTGCAATAAGCTTAGTCAATGGTTCAGGAGGACCTATTCAAGATATAGCTATCTTAAGTGAACCCTTTAAATTAATAGATAGTGCTAGTGAAGACCCAGAAGCAAAGTTATTAGGCCCTATATTAAGGCAATACATCAATGATCTAGATTCTACTGCTATAAATAGAATAACTAATTCTGAAAAAGGTCCATTAGTCTGGATTAATGAGGATGCTGGATGGATTATAGGGACTAAAGACAATTCTCAGGATTTAGAAATAGATAAATCTCTAAGAAGTAATGGATTCTCTAAAAGTTCACTTGCTTTAAAGGAAAAGAAAATAGATGTCTGGTCAAAACTAGCAATAAATAAATCTGGTAAATATGACAATATAATCAATAATGTTGAAATAATATTGTCTCAAGAGAATGAAAGTAATTGGTGGGGTAACAATATTGCCGCTTTAGAACAAAGGCTGCAAGTTAATTCATTAACGAATAACAATAAAAGATTTCAGAACTTGATTTCTAATGACGGAAATTACTTTGATCAGCAAGTTTTTCTAGGTCCTACTTCATCCCAAAAAATACTTAGCGACTGGAAACCTTGGAAGCTTCTCCAGGCAGTAATAGGTCACTCACTCAAGCAAAATATTAAAAGCATAGCCATCTCTATAGGGGCATCAAAAGATGACATAGAACAGACAATTAATTTTCATGCAAAGCTTTTACTAGGTTGA
- the nuoK gene encoding NADH-quinone oxidoreductase subunit NuoK has translation MFTSDSIPLQDYLIIASVLFCIGVWGLINSRNAVRVLMSIELMLNAVNINLMAFSAYIDGNLIRGQVFTVFVITVAAAEAAVGLAILISLYRNRTTVDMESFNLLKW, from the coding sequence ATGTTTACTTCTGATTCGATTCCATTACAAGATTATCTAATTATTGCCTCAGTACTTTTTTGCATAGGAGTTTGGGGACTTATAAATAGTAGAAATGCAGTCAGAGTTTTAATGAGCATTGAACTAATGCTCAATGCAGTAAATATTAATCTTATGGCTTTCTCAGCATATATCGATGGGAATCTGATAAGAGGCCAAGTTTTTACAGTTTTTGTTATCACTGTTGCAGCCGCAGAAGCCGCAGTTGGTCTTGCAATCCTAATCTCTCTATATCGTAATAGAACCACTGTTGATATGGAGAGTTTTAACTTATTAAAATGGTAA
- the ndhI gene encoding NAD(P)H-quinone oxidoreductase subunit I, producing the protein MAGFFQQVTEYTRNAISAGKYLLQGLAVTFDHMGRRPITVQYPYEKLIPSERYRGRIHYEFDKCIACEVCVRVCPINLPVVDWVMNKETKKKELRNYSIDFGVCIFCGNCVEYCPTNCLSMTEEYELAAFDRHSLNFDNVALGRLPTSVTTDPSVKSLREFAYLPEKVFDPHEVLPTEPRAGKLPEEVLDWMKAETTDKKVMESSSNNFKEGDKP; encoded by the coding sequence ATGGCTGGGTTCTTTCAACAAGTAACTGAATACACCCGCAATGCAATCAGTGCGGGCAAGTACCTCTTACAAGGTCTAGCGGTTACTTTTGACCACATGGGTCGCAGACCGATAACAGTTCAATACCCTTACGAGAAATTAATTCCATCAGAGCGGTACAGAGGAAGAATTCATTATGAATTTGATAAATGCATTGCATGTGAAGTTTGCGTCCGAGTCTGCCCAATCAATCTCCCAGTAGTTGACTGGGTAATGAATAAAGAAACCAAGAAAAAAGAGCTTAGAAATTATTCCATTGACTTTGGAGTATGTATCTTTTGTGGAAATTGTGTTGAATATTGTCCAACAAATTGTCTTTCAATGACTGAAGAGTATGAACTAGCAGCATTTGATAGACATAGCTTGAACTTTGATAACGTTGCATTAGGCAGGTTGCCTACAAGTGTTACTACAGATCCATCAGTTAAGTCTTTGCGAGAATTTGCATATCTACCTGAAAAAGTTTTTGATCCTCATGAAGTTTTGCCCACAGAGCCTCGAGCAGGCAAACTACCCGAAGAGGTCTTAGATTGGATGAAAGCTGAAACAACAGATAAGAAAGTAATGGAATCTAGTTCTAATAATTTCAAGGAAGGAGATAAACCTTAA
- a CDS encoding NAD(+) kinase, with product MNLNLVWIIYKAKSKNALEESLLCFEKLHSKGIEVIKFESGIDTNQLKAISTSKPKLPDLAIVLGGDGTVLGAARHLAIHQIPILSFNVGGNLGFLTHDKSLLNNDEVWERVREDQFAIERRMMLQANLSNSDKSNKYKGGKNYWALNDFYFRSYHDETSPTCSLELLIDDEAVDRYKGDGLIISSPTGSTAYAMATGGPILHPGIEAIVVSAICPMSLSSRPIVVPSGSKLTIKPIGDLSRRVKLWQDGVSSELIQPGDQCLIQKARHHAQMLILDQSPSYYRTLTQKLHWAGSLSNQNNFF from the coding sequence ATGAATCTTAATTTAGTTTGGATAATTTATAAGGCAAAAAGTAAGAATGCCTTAGAAGAATCATTGCTTTGCTTTGAAAAGCTTCATTCTAAAGGAATAGAAGTAATTAAGTTTGAAAGTGGCATTGACACAAATCAATTAAAAGCAATATCTACGTCGAAACCCAAGTTGCCTGACTTAGCTATTGTGCTTGGGGGTGATGGAACAGTACTTGGTGCAGCTAGACATCTAGCAATCCATCAAATACCTATCTTAAGTTTTAATGTTGGAGGTAACCTTGGATTCCTTACTCATGATAAATCACTATTAAATAATGACGAAGTATGGGAAAGGGTTAGAGAGGACCAGTTCGCAATTGAAAGAAGAATGATGCTTCAAGCGAACCTTAGCAACTCAGATAAAAGCAATAAATATAAAGGAGGAAAAAATTATTGGGCTTTAAATGATTTTTATTTTCGCTCTTACCATGATGAAACCTCTCCGACATGTTCTCTAGAGCTTCTTATAGACGATGAAGCAGTCGATCGATATAAAGGTGATGGACTAATTATTTCTTCCCCTACAGGGTCCACTGCTTATGCAATGGCAACTGGCGGGCCAATCCTTCATCCTGGAATTGAAGCAATAGTTGTTAGTGCAATATGTCCTATGAGTCTGTCTAGTCGGCCAATAGTTGTACCATCAGGTTCAAAACTAACCATTAAGCCAATAGGAGATCTAAGCCGCCGAGTAAAACTATGGCAAGACGGAGTGAGTAGTGAATTGATTCAACCTGGAGATCAATGCTTAATTCAAAAAGCTAGGCATCACGCACAAATGTTAATACTGGATCAAAGTCCTTCTTATTACAGAACTCTTACTCAAAAGCTTCATTGGGCAGGTAGTTTGTCAAATCAAAATAATTTTTTCTAG
- a CDS encoding NADH-quinone oxidoreductase subunit J, which yields MSISTSTEQICFLILGLIVIGGSLGVVLLNNIVYSAFLLGGVFMGVAGLYLLLNASFVAAAQILVYVGAVNVLILFAIMLVNKKEELKPIKALRTRKILSAGVCTGLLILLFRVDITTPWIFPGPNSIGELSTERIGEHLFTDYLLPFELASVLLLMAMIGAIVLARRDVLISDIGTGDSVNQSLIEKSNEQILLDQSSE from the coding sequence ATGTCAATATCAACTAGCACAGAGCAAATATGTTTTCTCATCCTTGGATTAATAGTAATTGGAGGATCCTTAGGGGTTGTATTGCTCAATAACATTGTTTACTCTGCATTCTTACTTGGAGGGGTATTTATGGGCGTAGCTGGATTATATCTTTTATTAAATGCCAGCTTCGTAGCTGCAGCACAAATCCTTGTTTACGTTGGGGCTGTAAATGTTTTAATACTTTTTGCAATCATGTTGGTAAATAAAAAAGAAGAATTAAAACCAATCAAAGCATTAAGAACTAGAAAAATTCTTTCTGCTGGAGTATGCACAGGTTTATTAATACTTTTATTTCGTGTTGATATAACAACTCCATGGATCTTCCCTGGACCAAATTCCATCGGTGAATTATCTACTGAAAGGATAGGGGAACATCTTTTCACTGACTATCTATTACCTTTTGAACTTGCTTCAGTTCTATTATTAATGGCAATGATAGGAGCTATAGTTTTGGCAAGAAGAGATGTTTTAATAAGTGATATAGGCACTGGAGATTCTGTTAATCAAAGCCTCATTGAAAAGTCAAACGAGCAAATCTTACTTGATCAATCATCTGAATAA
- the trpB gene encoding tryptophan synthase subunit beta has translation MTSTLPSQPKDMELANSSRPSVHGRFGRFGGQYVPETLMPALAELEKKAAEAWQDSSFTNELSHLLKTYVGRATPLYEAKRLSQHYMSREGGPRIWLKREDLNHTGAHKINNALGQALLAIRMGKKRIIAETGAGQHGVATATVCARFGLECVIYMGQEDMERQALNVFRMKLLGAKVQSVTAGTATLKDATSEAIRDWVTNVESTHYILGSVAGPHPYPMLVRDFHSVIGEETKQQCKEAFGRSPDVLLACVGGGSNAMGLFHSFIEDLSVKMIGVEAAGDGVNTKRHAATITQGSVGVLHGAMSLLLQDSDGQVQEAHSISAGLDYPGVGPEHSYLNEIGRAEYVAVTDKEALNALELVSKLEGIIPALETAHAFAWLDTLCPSLAPGTEIVINCSGRGDKDVNTVAKKMGFEI, from the coding sequence GTGACAAGCACGCTACCCTCGCAACCAAAGGATATGGAACTCGCAAACAGTTCCCGACCATCGGTCCATGGACGATTTGGTCGATTTGGAGGTCAATATGTGCCTGAAACTCTTATGCCAGCTCTTGCTGAACTAGAGAAAAAAGCTGCCGAAGCATGGCAAGATTCTTCATTCACAAATGAACTATCTCATTTATTAAAAACCTACGTCGGTCGAGCAACCCCTTTATATGAAGCAAAGAGATTAAGCCAGCACTACATGAGCAGAGAAGGAGGGCCAAGAATTTGGCTAAAGCGAGAAGATCTCAATCACACCGGGGCTCACAAAATCAATAATGCTCTAGGACAAGCTCTTCTAGCAATAAGAATGGGCAAAAAAAGAATCATTGCAGAGACAGGTGCTGGCCAGCATGGAGTTGCAACAGCAACGGTATGTGCACGATTTGGACTGGAATGCGTCATATATATGGGTCAAGAAGATATGGAAAGACAAGCTCTAAATGTATTTAGAATGAAACTACTAGGAGCAAAAGTTCAATCGGTCACAGCTGGTACAGCCACTTTAAAAGATGCAACAAGTGAGGCAATTCGCGATTGGGTTACTAATGTCGAATCAACTCATTACATCCTTGGATCAGTAGCAGGCCCACATCCTTATCCAATGTTGGTTAGAGATTTTCATTCAGTCATTGGAGAAGAGACTAAACAACAATGCAAAGAGGCTTTTGGCCGATCACCTGATGTACTACTGGCATGCGTCGGAGGAGGTTCAAATGCGATGGGATTATTCCATTCATTCATAGAAGATCTTTCAGTAAAAATGATTGGTGTTGAAGCTGCTGGAGATGGGGTAAATACCAAACGCCATGCTGCAACAATCACCCAAGGGAGTGTAGGAGTACTTCATGGGGCTATGAGCCTTCTTCTTCAAGACAGTGATGGACAAGTTCAAGAAGCCCATTCAATTAGTGCTGGGCTTGATTACCCAGGCGTAGGACCTGAACATAGCTATCTGAATGAAATAGGTCGGGCAGAATATGTAGCTGTTACAGATAAAGAAGCTTTAAATGCCCTTGAACTAGTCAGCAAATTAGAAGGAATTATTCCTGCCTTAGAAACAGCCCATGCTTTTGCATGGCTAGACACACTTTGCCCTTCTCTTGCCCCAGGTACTGAAATAGTTATTAATTGCTCTGGTCGAGGAGATAAAGATGTCAATACTGTTGCAAAAAAAATGGGCTTTGAAATTTAA
- a CDS encoding CYTH domain-containing protein — translation MSIETERRFLVKNKEWQVLIKKCIKIRQGYLSTDFQEWITRIRIINNQRSYITIKNSKGGMQSHEFEYKIPIHDAESIWHLLNYKLIKQRYLLDLNPGSWVVDCFKNENSPLVIAEVELEAPELDVMIPDWCGKELTGQKQWSNAALAKFPLSKWPQEDRKKLADL, via the coding sequence ATGTCCATTGAAACGGAAAGAAGGTTTCTTGTTAAGAATAAAGAATGGCAAGTATTGATAAAAAAATGCATAAAAATTCGCCAAGGCTACCTGTCAACTGATTTTCAAGAGTGGATTACAAGAATCAGGATTATTAACAATCAAAGATCTTATATAACGATAAAAAATTCTAAGGGGGGAATGCAAAGTCATGAATTTGAATACAAGATTCCTATTCACGATGCTGAATCAATTTGGCATTTACTCAACTACAAGCTCATCAAGCAGAGATATCTTCTTGATCTCAATCCAGGCTCTTGGGTAGTTGATTGCTTTAAAAATGAAAACTCGCCTTTAGTTATTGCTGAAGTCGAATTAGAAGCGCCTGAATTGGATGTAATGATTCCAGATTGGTGTGGCAAAGAATTGACCGGGCAAAAGCAATGGAGTAATGCTGCCCTCGCAAAATTTCCTTTATCTAAATGGCCTCAAGAGGATCGCAAAAAATTGGCAGATTTGTAA
- a CDS encoding rhodanese-like domain-containing protein, producing the protein MTQNNPKEISARALDRWLQNDSSKPLLVDVREKQELLIAPFSHKVLNIPLSEAVEWADDFLGQISDDQSIVVICHSGIRSWNFGIWLIEQKCGCEVWNLSGGIDSWSLDVDPSVPRY; encoded by the coding sequence ATGACTCAGAACAATCCAAAAGAAATATCTGCTAGAGCACTGGATAGATGGCTGCAAAATGATTCGTCAAAACCACTTTTAGTAGATGTTCGGGAGAAACAAGAACTTTTAATAGCTCCTTTCTCCCATAAAGTCTTAAACATTCCTTTAAGTGAGGCTGTTGAGTGGGCCGATGATTTTTTGGGACAAATATCCGATGATCAATCTATTGTCGTCATTTGTCATTCTGGAATTCGTAGTTGGAATTTTGGGATTTGGTTGATCGAGCAGAAATGTGGCTGTGAGGTTTGGAATCTTTCAGGAGGCATTGATTCCTGGAGCTTGGATGTTGACCCATCGGTACCAAGATATTGA
- a CDS encoding helix-turn-helix domain-containing protein, producing MFSGDFANSGQMSLSAREMEIIDLVADGLTNQEIAQRLTISKRTVDNHVSNMFTKTGSKNRVALLNWAMDHGKICRDGFNCCSLPDEDDP from the coding sequence ATGTTTTCAGGGGATTTCGCTAATTCAGGTCAAATGTCACTCTCAGCTAGAGAGATGGAGATTATTGACTTAGTTGCTGATGGCTTAACAAATCAAGAGATAGCTCAAAGGCTGACTATTAGTAAAAGAACGGTAGATAACCATGTGAGCAATATGTTTACTAAAACAGGGTCTAAGAATCGGGTAGCTCTTTTAAATTGGGCTATGGATCATGGGAAAATTTGTCGAGATGGCTTTAATTGTTGTTCTTTGCCTGACGAGGACGATCCCTAA
- a CDS encoding translation initiation factor translates to MPKGSWREFEDTAVKQTLQSSFQIESKSQLPVRVQKTRVGKGGKTVTVISGLTTRDNDQAKKLLKLLKSRCGTGGTIKGDLFELQGDQVSVVLELLKEEGYHPKKSGS, encoded by the coding sequence ATGCCTAAAGGAAGCTGGCGTGAATTTGAGGATACTGCAGTAAAACAGACACTTCAAAGCTCATTTCAAATTGAATCTAAATCCCAACTTCCCGTTCGTGTGCAAAAGACAAGAGTGGGTAAGGGTGGCAAGACCGTAACTGTCATTAGTGGACTTACGACTCGGGATAATGATCAAGCCAAAAAACTTTTAAAACTTTTGAAATCTCGTTGTGGAACTGGCGGAACTATCAAAGGAGACTTGTTCGAATTACAAGGTGATCAGGTTTCAGTTGTTTTAGAACTTTTAAAAGAAGAGGGTTACCACCCAAAAAAATCTGGAAGTTAA